TTAGCAATCGTGAAAGGTGCAAACGACTCCTGACTCACATAGGTCTATAGGTTGAGAAGTTGAGAAACAACTTTCACTGCTTTAGCTCTCACTGCTTTAGCTCTCACTGCGTCAGCTATAAACCGTCACTAGAAACTTCAAACTTTCACCACTTGGACAAATTGCTTAATAAACTGAATGCTAACCAGATACACATTTACTAAGATAGCACTTGGACATAGACACTCTGCTATAATTTCAGCATTTTTTATCATTACAAACTTCAAATTCATACATTTTTAACCCACTTGGACATTTCCCTTAAATCGATTGTAAAATACTCACAGTGTTCGTATCCTACTGAGCATTATACTCTTTACTTGCTGCATTCGGGTATCAAATCCATTGACGATGCCACTTGGACATTTGAAGTTTTGATGATCAAATTTGAAGTTTTAAGTGAGGGTTTATACTTGGAGCGTAGCGAGCTTTGGATAAGCGATGAGCACGATGGACTGATTAAATCCATTGAAGAATGTTTCCCGGGACAGCAAAGACAGCGTTGTATAATCCACTGGATGCGAAACGCTCAGTCTAAAGTATCAAAAGCTGACCTTGTGTGGTTGATGCCCTTATTGAAAGATGTAGTGTGTTCAGGCACAAAGGAATCCTTTGAATTAGCCTGGAAAGAGCTGATAAAGGTAGTTGAAACCAAAGGAAGGGATAGGCTAAGCGAATGGCTGGATAGCACTTACCTCGAGATAACGGTTTATCTGGAATTTCCCCCGGCGCATTGGACAAAGATTAAATGCACCAACTCACTTGAACGGCTGAATGAGGAACTCAGGCGCAGAGAAAAGTGTATTCGCATTTTCCCTGATGAGAATAGTTGCAATAGGTTGATCGGAGCTATACTACAAGGATACTCCGAAGATTGGACATGCGGTAAGATATATCTGACAATGCCTACTATCTCACCCTCTACTATCTCACCCTTTACTATCTCCCTAACCTACCTCTTATACAAGCCCATAACTCCCTCAATTCCCAAACCCGTAACTACCTCACATTAAACACTTTACAAATCTGTCCAGTTTTCCTTGTCCAAACCCCAAACCCCTAACTACCCTATACACCAAATACATCCAAGTTTCCAGTTTTCCTTGTCCAAAACTACCCCAAAAACCCACTTTTCCTTGTCCCCCCACACGAGACCGATGAGAGTGAGCATGTTATACCACAGAAAACCAATTGAGCAGCACTAAACCGTGTTTCAGGTCATCTATCACGTTCCGGTTGGTACCGGTCTTTAAGATAGCGCAACGGAGGTTTTACCAGCAATTCCCCGAATGCGGAAAAGGGGCTGAGTTCCATCTTCTGCCTTTGCCAGAGGAGATTCCCGGGTTGATTGTCGCTGCTTTTGAACCGCCCGCCGCAGCACATGCCGAGATTGGCATCTTTGGCGAGTCTATGCATCTCGTTCAATTTGCAGAGCCTGCCATAGGGAAAGGAGAACAAACGCTGCATCGGAATCGCCAGGGATCGAAATACTTCATCGGTTTGATCCAGTTCCAGCTTCATCTGTCCAAAACTCAAGCGGGAAAAGTCTGGATGCGAAAAGCTGTGGGAGCCGATTTCCGTCCCTGCGGTGCAAAGCTCTTTCACTTGTTCCAAGGTGAGAAATGGCTTGTTTTGAGCCAGAAACTCCTCCTGAGATACCTGCATCAGAGCTTTCCATAAAACATCCGTGAAGGCGTCTTTTTCCTCCATTTCAACGCCAAACAAACGCTTGCCCAGATCGGTCTCTTCGGGGAGCTTAAAATCGTCTTTCAGATCAAACAGGCGTTGCTCGATCAGTTGCGGAGAATTTGCCGTGCGAATAGCCAATAGCTTATGATTCCAAGCCATTGCCCGGTTGTCGATGCACTTTCCGATCAGAAACATCGTGAGCGGAACGCGGTACTTTTTCAGGATGGGAAAGATGAATTCATGGTTGCACGACAGACCATCATCCGTGGTAATGCTGATTGTGGGCTTTTTCCCACATGTGTCCTGAATAGCCTCGGAAAGGGACACGAACCGGAATCCGGCTTTGGAGAGAAACCTGATCTGCGCTTCAAACTGTCTTTGACTGATGCCTCCGGCACAGACAGTGCTACGCTTGTCTCCGATCTGATGATAATAGAGTACCCGGTGAGAGTTTCGCCACATTCTCAAGTGCCCCGCTTCCATCAGAAAGCGCCGTCTCCGTCCTGAAGGTTCAGATCTTTCTCCACATCCCAAAGCGCTTTGCTGATAAGCATTTCCATCGGGTATGATTTGCAAAATAGATAGGGAAGACGATTGGCATCCATGATGCTTTTGAAGTGTGGATTTTGGCTATAGATGACGTCGATTTGGTTCGTCATACACAACTGCATGATGAAGGCGGCAAAATCTCCTTCGAAGTTTGAGTCCAAATACATGTATGGCAGGCGAAGGATGCCGTCGGTCACCAACAGATGCAGCACCGCGATCAGCTTTTCCCCTTTGAAAAGCTTGAGTGGATAGCTCATCACCGCTGCTCCGACATTGCCAAAATAGCTGAGATTACGAGCTGAAACTCCTTCCAGACGGGGGTGGTTAATGGCGTTTTGCATCCGCCAGGATAAGGATTCGGGGGTCTTGATGCTAAAGTCTTTGCGTGTGTGCCTATTGATGAATTCCAGACATTCAGAATCCATACAATTGCCATATTCCACAGTGAGATCAGCAGCGTTTGCAGGCTTGCGTCGTCCTCGCAGACGCATATTCTGCAAGCAGGAAAGCGATCCGTGCAGGGGTTGATAGATCAATCCCGGAAGCCTGAAATTTGGTCTGAATTCCCTGAGAGCGCTGCGATTGATATTCAGAAACCAATAGGTTCGCGGTCTGAGCATATAAACCTGGTATTTGCCGCTTGCCAACAGTTTTTTAATCGTCCAAGGCGATCCGGAATTGATGGCGATGTTTGGATGGCTCGCGGTGCCCATATCAGTGAGCCGCTCTGCCAGATGCTTACCCCTGTATCTTGGCGTCGCCCACCAACTTGTGAGCCAAAACACTTTCGCCCAAGCGTCACCAACGCGTACCCGATCTGGAATCAAGCCCAGATAAGCACAAATCTCGCTGCCTTCACGCATCATCAACCAAAGCGGATCACCTTCCTCCGCGAATGGATTGGCTATATATTGCTGCAAGCGCGGACGCGTGAAGGGAAGCTCTTTGGACAGCCAAAACCGGCTGTCATCATAGAGCTGCCTGAGCTCGCGCAAAGTGTATGTTTCGATCTTCAAGTTTTCAAACACGATACCACCGGAAAGTTTTCCTTGCACAGGAAACTAACTTGGACAAAATGTCAAGCGAAAAAAACAGCATTTGTTGACGCTCTCCCGGGCACAATTGCAAAAAAGCATTGACACCAGAGAGGGGATCGCTGGTTTGGGTTTCGTCTGAGACGGTTCGTTTTTTACCTGAGGTGGAAACGATGCCATTCCGACGCTTTACAATCACCTTAAGACGCACCTAAAATTGAGTATTAAAAAAATAAATTAGTGGAGGAAAAATGCCATTATTACAAGCCATCAAGGACAAAAGCGTGAAGATCGGAGTGGTCGGTTTGGGCTACGTGGGTTTGCCAATGGCGGTCACGGTTGCCAAAAAAGGGTTTGAAGTCATCGGCTTTGAAGTCAGCCAATATGCGATCGAGCACGTCAATGCCGGTAAGAACTATATCGGAGACGTGACGGATCAGGATCTGATCGACGTCGTCAATGCCGGGAAGCTTTTCGCGACAGCGGATTATAGCAGAATGAAGGAAGTGAACATCGTTCTCATCGCCGTTCCGACTCCGTTGGATCTCTATCATCAACCGGACACCACCTACATCGAAGGCAGCACAAAGTCCATGGCGGCGCATCTGAACAAGGATACTTTGGTCGTCTTGGAAAGCACCACTTATCCCGGAACCACACGTGAGATCATCGTTCCTGAGCTTGAAAAAGCCGGATTTGTGGTCGGCAAAGACGTGTTTGTCGCTTTTTCGCCCGAGCGAGTCGATCCGGGCAACGAAACCTACAAGACTCACAACACGCCAAAGGTGATCGGTGGCATGACTCCCAAATGCAACGAAATCGCCGGGCTTTTCTATGAAAGCATCCTGGACGCGTCCGTGCACTTGGTTTCTTCTCCCGAAGTGGCAGAAATGGAAAAGATTTATGAAAACACTTTCCGCAACATCAACATCGCCCTTGCCAACGAAATGGCCGTGCTCTGTGATCGCATGGGGATCAGCATCTGGGAAGTGGTCGATGCCGCCAAGACCAAACCCTATGGCTTTATGGCATTTTATCCGGGACCGGGTGTCGGTGGACATTGCATTCCCATCGATCCCTTCTATCTGACCTGGAAAGCCAGGGAATACGATTTTCACACCCGCCTGATCGAGCTCGCGGGAGAGATCAATATCGCCATGCCGGAATTTGTCGTCCAGCGCTCCATCCGCATTCTGAACAAACAAGGCGTCGCCATTTCCAGAGCAAAGATTCTGCTTTTGGGCGCCGCCTACAAGCGCGATATTCAGGATATGCGGGAATCACCCATCGAAGGCGTGATCACCCATCTGGAAGGCTACAAAGCGGATTTTGAGATTCACGATCCCTATGTTCCGGAATTTCATCACGAAAAGAACGATAAGATGTATCAGACGGTATCTTTGGGCAACTTGAAGAAATATGACCTGATCATCGTGATTACGGATCACTCCAATGTCGATTATCAAAAGATAGCCGATTCCGGAGTGGCGATCCTCGATACCAGAAACGCCTTCAAGAACATCAAAGCGGATAATATCGAACTGATGTGATCCATACTTGCACTCAGGAAGAGATAATCAGGCTGTCAGTATCTGGCAGCCTTTTTTCAATAAAAGCAGATAAAGGGTCTCACTACTCCTGCCCGGATACGGGTGTGAGGATCGAGAAAGCAGCTTTGGAAGCCGCTGAATATGTCGATCCACGTCTGGGGCATTGGTTGATCCCCGAAGCCTTCCAAGAGCATGATGCTCAAAGGGATGCTTTCAAAGCCGGTGTTGATCACTCCCGGTTCGAAAGATAGGAATCGGACAAGCTGCGAGGCTTGGATCATGGAGCATATCACTCCTCTGCCACCGGCTTTGGCAATATCAGCAAGATGCCGGGAATCCGGGCTAAATGACAAAGCAAGAATCTTGTCCCGGATATCGGCAACGCATAGTTCCTCGGAGGTTCGGATCAATTTCAGGGAACCATGGCACACTTTTCCAAAGCCGATCTTTCCTTCCAAACGCTTGCCTGAATAGGAGATGCTGAGTTCCTCTCCGGGTTTTGCCGATAGCACTGTTCCGCTTACATGAGCTTGAAATTCCAGTGGTTTATGCAGGTATTGGATGGTCATTTGCCCGGTTGCGCGATCCAACTTCGTGATCGTTCCCGTGATCGGAGCGCGCACGAAAGCGGGCATGGTAGAGCTGCTTGAACGTTCTACCCGCTTGGCAAGCACATCGTTGCGATAGACGAAGTCGCCGATGTTTTTTACTGCATAGCGTGCCGCGCGCCTGGGTTCCAGCATCAGTTTTTCCGCCAGATCGATATTCATTGGTTTGCCAGAATAATCCTGGATCTCGGATAGCACCATAATACCGGTGCTTTCATCCAGAAACTCGATCTTCCCACGCACCGGACAATGCAATTTGCGGGAATGTCTCATGTGCAAAGACAGCTTGACATCATCAGGGATAATGGCATAAACTTCGTCAAAATCAAGGGAATCTCCCACTTGCTTGATCACGGAACGCCGGATGTCAAACGACTCGAGCCGATATTGCAGAATCGCGTCTAAGATATAGAGCCGCGGGGGATTGAAGCGATTGACCGCAACGACGTCATCCGGGGACACTTTATCGCCCACGGAAACGTTGATCTCACCTTTATAGGGCAGCTTGACGCGCCTGATCCATTCTTCGTCTTTCAGCACAGGTTTGATCAAAGAAAGAGGGCTTTCCATTGCTTCTATGCCGTCCGTTTCATAAGCTTTCAGCTTTGTCTCTGCTTCGTTTCTCCGTTTTGAGGGATCGAGTCTCGTATCGATAATGAGTGGCAGAAAAGTGGAAAAGCCGGTTCGTTTTTCCGTTTTGCCGATGGACGCCTGATTCAGCAGCTCGATCTGGATGGATTTCTCGCCGGCGTGGAAATAGTGAAATTCATCTGCCTTGACCTCCAGCTTTGTGCATTTCCCCGTTTCCGATATTGATATCCGCATCACCGCTTTTTTTTGTTTGGGAGAAAATACCGGAGCAATATGCAGTGCCAGTTTTTCGATGCAATCTCTTGCCATCAGATGGCTTGCAGCAGTGGGATCGACCTCGCTCAACACTCCCAGATGAGGAGAGATGAACCGGCGGTCGATCCAGATTTCCGTGATGCCTTTGGGGCGAAAGGAATCGATCAGGATCAGCGCGCATTGAGCATGGTTCTGCGCGTGGGCAAAGATGCCTCCGGCTCCCATCAACACATCGACGCCGCTATGAGAAAACACGTACTTTCTCTCTTCCCGCATATATTCGAAGATCATCTCATATTTATCATACTCGGCATTCTTGAGTTTGTCCATATAGCCGAGCTTGCCGGTGTTGTAATGCATCTGCCGGTGTTGGACAAGTGCCATGGCTAACGCTTCTCGTGCCAGGGCGTGCTCGATGCGGTATTCATTGCTCGTGCGGGGATTGGAGGTCGGATTGATCGTCTTGTTGGCGATATAGTTGCGCAAGTCCGATTCGTCTATGTCATTGGGCAGCCATCTCATCAGATTCTCAGCGCCGCATTCCTTCAGCACGTTCAAGGCGCTGTAGCTCATACCGAGGTTGGCGCTCACGGTTCGCTGAATATGGGTGTTGATGTAAGAAAAGACGTCTGTGGTCGCCCCGCCAATGTCGAAGGCAAAGATATTGAGCTTTTCCTTTCCCGCCGCGAGCGAAAGAGCATTTTGCACACCCACCGGAGTGGGAATGATCTGCGATGCTACCAAAGGAAGCAGATTTGTATAGCCGGGCGCGTGTTCCATCACGTTTTCCATGAAAAGTTGCTGTATCTTGTCCTGTGTCGGTTCGAGGTTTTCCATTTCCATGTCGGGACGGAGATTTGGCAGAATATGCAGATCAAAATCCTGGCTGATCAGTTTCTCGATCAAAGAAGCTGCATCCCGGTTGCCGGCATAGATGGCTGGAATCTTTCCGGCGGCATCGAATTTGGGTTCCGGAGCGGCGATGCGAACAATCTCCGCCAAACGCAGCACTCCAGATACTGCTCCTCCATCCGTTCCTCCGCAGAGCAAAATCATGTCCGGATGCAGGTTGCGCATGGCGAGCATCTGTTCCATTGCCTGACGTTTATCGTCAACTGCAAAGGTATCCAGGATCACTCCGCCGGCACCGTATGCGGCGCGCTTGGCACTGCTGGCGGAATCAAACAACGTTAGCCCGATCACCAAAATCTGCAAACCTCCGCCCGCGCTGCTCGTGGTCAGATAGGAAACGTCTTCTGCAAAAGCAAGTTCGGGAGCCAAAACTCCATCGCGCAGCAATTTGTTGCCGGTTTGTTGTTCGAGATTTTTTAACGCTTCGATGATGCCATAGCGCACGTCCGAAAGAGGATACTCCACCGTTGTGGCGGCATGGCTGAGCCCGATCAGTTTCGGGATTGTGCCCCGGGTGTCCAATAAAATGGCTTTGGTGGTGGTGCTGCCGATGTCACTCAGCACCAGAAAAGGCATCGTCGATCTCATAAGCACTCCTTTGATCAGATTGATAGCGAATAATGCAAGATTACCAAGCCGCTACAAAGTGTCAAGATGATTTGTGCCGCTTCCGCGCTCGGGATGGAAGAGACT
The sequence above is drawn from the Candidatus Cloacimonadaceae bacterium genome and encodes:
- a CDS encoding transposase; its protein translation is MIKFEVLSEGLYLERSELWISDEHDGLIKSIEECFPGQQRQRCIIHWMRNAQSKVSKADLVWLMPLLKDVVCSGTKESFELAWKELIKVVETKGRDRLSEWLDSTYLEITVYLEFPPAHWTKIKCTNSLERLNEELRRREKCIRIFPDENSCNRLIGAILQGYSEDWTCGKIYLTMPTISPSTISPFTISLTYLLYKPITPSIPKPVTTSH
- a CDS encoding polysaccharide deacetylase family protein — encoded protein: MEAGHLRMWRNSHRVLYYHQIGDKRSTVCAGGISQRQFEAQIRFLSKAGFRFVSLSEAIQDTCGKKPTISITTDDGLSCNHEFIFPILKKYRVPLTMFLIGKCIDNRAMAWNHKLLAIRTANSPQLIEQRLFDLKDDFKLPEETDLGKRLFGVEMEEKDAFTDVLWKALMQVSQEEFLAQNKPFLTLEQVKELCTAGTEIGSHSFSHPDFSRLSFGQMKLELDQTDEVFRSLAIPMQRLFSFPYGRLCKLNEMHRLAKDANLGMCCGGRFKSSDNQPGNLLWQRQKMELSPFSAFGELLVKPPLRYLKDRYQPERDR
- a CDS encoding nucleotide sugar dehydrogenase; protein product: MPLLQAIKDKSVKIGVVGLGYVGLPMAVTVAKKGFEVIGFEVSQYAIEHVNAGKNYIGDVTDQDLIDVVNAGKLFATADYSRMKEVNIVLIAVPTPLDLYHQPDTTYIEGSTKSMAAHLNKDTLVVLESTTYPGTTREIIVPELEKAGFVVGKDVFVAFSPERVDPGNETYKTHNTPKVIGGMTPKCNEIAGLFYESILDASVHLVSSPEVAEMEKIYENTFRNINIALANEMAVLCDRMGISIWEVVDAAKTKPYGFMAFYPGPGVGGHCIPIDPFYLTWKAREYDFHTRLIELAGEINIAMPEFVVQRSIRILNKQGVAISRAKILLLGAAYKRDIQDMRESPIEGVITHLEGYKADFEIHDPYVPEFHHEKNDKMYQTVSLGNLKKYDLIIVITDHSNVDYQKIADSGVAILDTRNAFKNIKADNIELM
- a CDS encoding glutamate mutase L; translation: MRSTMPFLVLSDIGSTTTKAILLDTRGTIPKLIGLSHAATTVEYPLSDVRYGIIEALKNLEQQTGNKLLRDGVLAPELAFAEDVSYLTTSSAGGGLQILVIGLTLFDSASSAKRAAYGAGGVILDTFAVDDKRQAMEQMLAMRNLHPDMILLCGGTDGGAVSGVLRLAEIVRIAAPEPKFDAAGKIPAIYAGNRDAASLIEKLISQDFDLHILPNLRPDMEMENLEPTQDKIQQLFMENVMEHAPGYTNLLPLVASQIIPTPVGVQNALSLAAGKEKLNIFAFDIGGATTDVFSYINTHIQRTVSANLGMSYSALNVLKECGAENLMRWLPNDIDESDLRNYIANKTINPTSNPRTSNEYRIEHALAREALAMALVQHRQMHYNTGKLGYMDKLKNAEYDKYEMIFEYMREERKYVFSHSGVDVLMGAGGIFAHAQNHAQCALILIDSFRPKGITEIWIDRRFISPHLGVLSEVDPTAASHLMARDCIEKLALHIAPVFSPKQKKAVMRISISETGKCTKLEVKADEFHYFHAGEKSIQIELLNQASIGKTEKRTGFSTFLPLIIDTRLDPSKRRNEAETKLKAYETDGIEAMESPLSLIKPVLKDEEWIRRVKLPYKGEINVSVGDKVSPDDVVAVNRFNPPRLYILDAILQYRLESFDIRRSVIKQVGDSLDFDEVYAIIPDDVKLSLHMRHSRKLHCPVRGKIEFLDESTGIMVLSEIQDYSGKPMNIDLAEKLMLEPRRAARYAVKNIGDFVYRNDVLAKRVERSSSSTMPAFVRAPITGTITKLDRATGQMTIQYLHKPLEFQAHVSGTVLSAKPGEELSISYSGKRLEGKIGFGKVCHGSLKLIRTSEELCVADIRDKILALSFSPDSRHLADIAKAGGRGVICSMIQASQLVRFLSFEPGVINTGFESIPLSIMLLEGFGDQPMPQTWIDIFSGFQSCFLDPHTRIRAGVVRPFICFY